In Daucus carota subsp. sativus chromosome 4, DH1 v3.0, whole genome shotgun sequence, one DNA window encodes the following:
- the LOC135152184 gene encoding uncharacterized protein LOC135152184 — protein MRTRSQARKEALIKEETIEIDAMVDQPPAVNIPKALKAFSEPKIDDIQSSIVRPAIQANTFEIKPSTIQIFNGVTDDAIRLRLFPFSLRDKAKGWLHSLPAGSITTWEDLAQKFLTKFFHMAKTAAIRNAITQFSQLSGETLCEAWERYKEMLRKCPHHGMPDWMVINCFYNGLGPQSRPMLDAASGGALWAKSYDEEVKEQVQAVTLRSGKVTKDEEPATERNKEESDQQVETPVLYSESDSGKTVVEADKNKVNEEASKESTEKSSPKTDTGVKQALEQMPSYAKFMKGILSRKLKPEELETVALTEECSAVLQQKLPPKLKDPGSFTIPCTIGQLSFDKCLCDLGASINLMPLSIFLQLGLPELKPTNMSLQLADRSITYPRGIVEDVLVKVDKLIFPADFVILDFEEDKKIPIILGRPFLATGRTLIDVQKGELTMRVQDQMVTFNVFNAIKLPSDEEECFKVDMLEAAAHSEIDNRLKTDILERVISGDSEFGGEEEEEHLQYLNASPWRRRLDPPIESLGLSELKDSHERLKPSIVEAPKLELKQLPEHLRYAFLGEASTLPVIIASNLSGIEEEKLLRILREFKSAIGWTIADIKGISPSYCQHKILIEEGSKPTVEHQRRLNPIMKEVVKKEILKWLDAGIIYPISDSSWVSPVQCVPKKGGMTVVANEKNELIPTRTVTGWRICMDYRKLNKATRKDHFPLPFIDQMLDRLAGHEYYCLLDGYSGYNQICIVPEDQEKTTFTCPFGTFAFRRLSFGLCGASATFQRCMMAIFSEMIGTNVEVFMDDFSVFGSSYDECLNNLTMVLKRCVETNLVLNWEKCHFMVQEGIILGHKVSNKGLEVDKAKVETIENLPPPISVKGIRSFLGHAGFYRRFIKDFSKITKPLCNLLEKDVAFKFDGECLAAFETLKKKLTTAPVITAPDWNEPFEMMCDASDYAVGAVLGQRKNNIFHVIYYASKTLNGAQLNYTTTEKELLAIVYGFEKFRSYLLGTKVLVYTDHAAIRYLVSKKDSKPRLIRWVLLLQEFELEIKDRKGTENQVADHLSRLEDEARASKDTTLINESFPDEQLFGIQEEEPWFADIVNYLVSNVIPPDLSYAQRKKFLHEAKWYRWDEPFLFRQGSDQIIRRCIPYSEIEGILQAYHDSTYGGHYGGQKTAARILQAGFFWPTLFKDAQQFVLKCDRC, from the exons atgcgaacacgttctcaggctcgtaaggaagcattaaTTAAGGAAGAAACGATAGAGATTGATGCGATGGTTGATCAACCACCAGCTGTGAATATTCCTAAGGCTCtgaaggctttctctgagcctaaaatcgATGACATTCaatcgagcattgtcaggccagcaattcaggccaacactttcgagatcaaaccgagcactattcagata ttcaatggtgttacggaCGATGCCATCAGATTGAGGTTgttcccattttctctgagggataaagctaaaggatggttgcattctcttcctgcaggatctattacgacatgggaggatctggctcagaaatttcttactaagttcttccaTATGGCTAAAAccgctgcaatcaggaatgctatcactcaattctctcagttgtctggtgaaactttatgtgaagcttgggaacgctacaaggagatgcttcggaAGTGCCCACaccatgggatgcctgattggatggttattaattgcttttataatgggttgggtcctcaatcgaggccaatgctcgatgctgCATCAGGcggagctctatgggctaagagctatgatgag gaagtgaaggaacaggtacaggctgtcaccttgaggtccggaaaggttacgaaggatgAAGAACCAGCAACAGagcgaaacaaggaagagagtgatcaacaggttgaaacacccgtgctctattctgagtctgatagtggaaaaactgttgttgaggcTGACAAGAATAAGgtcaacgaggaagcaagcaaggaatcaaccgaaaagtctagcccgaaaactgatactggggtcaagcaa gctctagaacaaatgccgagttatgctaaattcatgaaaggtattctatctcgaaAACTTAAACCTGAGGAATTGgagactgtggctttgaccgaggagtgtagtgctgtgttgcaacagaaattgcccccgaagctgaaagatccgggaagtttcacaatcccgtgtacgATTGGGCAATTGTCGTTCGACAAGTGCTTGtgtgatttgggagctagcataaatctgatgcccttgtctattttcttgcaacttggtcttccggagctgaaacctactaatatgtctttgcaactggctgatcgttcgattacatacccaagggggatagttgaagatgtgttggtaaaggtagataagctaatcttccctgctgattttgtcattctcgattttgaggaagataagaagattcccatcaTCTTGGGGAGACCATTCCTTGCGACGGGGCGGACTTTGATTGATGTTCAAAAGGGTGAactcacaatgagagttcaagatcagatggTTACTTTCAATGTGTTCAATGCCATTAAACTTCCATCAGATGAGGAGGAATGCTTTAAAGTGGATATGCTCGAAGCTGCAGCCCATTCGGAAATTGATAACAGgctgaaaactgacatcttggaaagggttaTATCCGGTGACTCAGAATTCGGTGgtgaggaggaagaagaacacCTTCAATACTTGAATGCTTCTCCTTGGAGAAGACGGTTGGATCCTCCAATTGAATCTCTTGGGTTATCGGAATTGAAAGATTCTCATGAACGGCTGAAACCCTCTATTGTTGAAGCTCCTAAACTTGAGCTTAAGCAGCTTCCCGAACACCTAAGGTATGCCTTTCTTGGCGAAGCTTCTACATTACCTgtaattattgcatctaacctttcaggtatcgaggaagaaaagcttttgagaattcttagggagttcaaatcagccattggatggactattgcagatatcaagggaatcagcccttcttattgtcaacataaaattctgatcgaggagggtagtaaacccactgttgagcatcaaagaagactcaacccaatcatgaaagaagtggtgaagaaggagattcttaagtggcttgatgccggcattatttatccaatctcggatagttcttgggtgagccctgttcagtgtgtgcctaagaaaggaggcatgaccgtGGTAGCTAATGAGAAGAATGAGCTCATTCCGACTCGTACAGTCACAGGTTGGAGAATATGCATGGACTATCGGAAGCTCAATAAAGCCACCAGAAAAGATCACTTTCCGTTGCCtttcattgatcagatgcttgataggTTGGCCGGTCATGAGTACTATTGTCTTCTTGATGGGTATTCAGGGTATAATCAGATTTGTATCGTACCAGAGGATCAGGAGAAAACCACTTTCACTTGCCCGTTCGGCACATTTGCTTTCCGTCGTCTTTCTTTTGGACTTTGTGGTGCATCAGCAACTTTTCAGAGATGCATGATGGCTATTTTCTCCGAGATGATTGGTACCAATGTTGAGGTGTTCATGGATGACTTTTCTGTGTTCGGTtcttcttatgatgaatgcctGAACAACTTGACGATGGTGTTAAAaagatgtgtggaaactaatctcgttcttaattgggaaaaatgccacttcatggtTCAAGAAGGCATAATTCTTGGGCATAAAGTTTCGAACAAGGGTCTTGAGGTGGACAAAGCTAAGGTGGAGACAATTGAAAATCTGCCTCCACCAATTTCAGTAAAGGGGATTCGGAGTTTTCTTGGTCACGCGGGTTTCTATCGAcggttcatcaaggatttctctaAAATCACCAAACCCTTGTGCAACTTGTTAGAAAAGGATGTGGCCTTCAAATTTGATGGAGAGTGTTTGGCGGCGTTTGaaactctcaagaagaaattgaccACAGCACCGGTtattactgcacctgattggaatgagcctttcgagatgatgtgtgatgctagtgactATGCGGTGGGAGCTGTGCTTGGTCAGAGAAAGAACAACATCTTTCATGTgatttactatgctagtaagactCTCAATGGTGCTCAGCTGAATTACACTACTACGGAGAAGGAGTTGCTGGCTATTGTGTATGGATTCGAGAAATTCAGGTCTTATTTGCTTGGGACGAAGGTGTTGGTTTACACTGATCATGCTGCCATTCGGTATTTAGTGTCGAAGAAAGATTCGAAACCTCGTTTGATTCGTTGGGTTCTCTTGCTTCAAGAATTCGAGTTGGAAATTAAGGATAGAAAGGGCACTGAAAATCAGGTGGCTGATCATCTTTCTCGGTTGGAAGACGAAGCGCGAGCATCCAAAGACACCACCTTGATCAACGAGTCTTTTCCTGATGAACAGCTATTTGGGATTCAAGAAGAAGAGCCATGGTTCGCTGATATAGTTAACTATTTGGTGAGTAATGTCATAcctcccgatttgtcttatgctCAAAGGAAAAAGTTTCTTCATGAGGCGAAGTGGTATCGTTGGGATGAGCCATTCTTGTTTCGACAAGGTTCTGATCAGATTATCCGAAGGTGCATTCCATACAGTGAGATTGAAGGCATCTTGCAAGCTTACCATGACTCTACTTATGGAGGACACTATGGAGGACAGAAGACAGCAGCTCGTATCTTGCAGGCGGGTTTCTTTTGGCCTACACTCTTCAAGGATGCTCAGCAGTTTGTGTTGAAATGCGATCGTTGCTAA